From one Flavobacterium sp. N502536 genomic stretch:
- a CDS encoding RagB/SusD family nutrient uptake outer membrane protein: MKYKVIIAGLIISGLLTSCQDLGEEYFDTPAQSTLDEQLIFSTAGLAQGAVDGIKVSFGEEQSYRGRLLTYQGLNTDTEWLLASSSDNAKSDLVVYDAKADNTEMNSAKNAWAMMYEGIERANLCIRGLRKYGNPLPNTAMGQLLGEALALRAIYYADLVRNWGDVPARFEPVATSTIYVPKTSRDEIYKQLIADLGEAANLVAWPNETAATTSTERINKAFVKGFRARLAMMASGFQQYSDGVRRSTDPALSVGTMYKLALDECRAVIASGSAHLEPTFEGLWRKFNQENIAAGGESLWEIPFAATRGRVLFTFAVRHDASDQFQQMGTNKGGVNGPLPFVFYDYDQADSRRDVTCVPYKWGAVVNGKAKQELTDLQTWYFGKYRFEWMNRIVTAPNDDGVNKIYMRYAEVLLIAAEAANELEGPGSAAIYLKEIRRRAFASGSQAVKVDAYVDGLTSKQTMMNAIIEENKYEFTGEMERKFALMRWNLLKAKLDEAKIKMARLKARSDEYATVPSTLYYKYKADNTTLEVYGLNRGETQAQGADYTSKSWDKLDDNKITTLYKAGVNPDKRQFWPIWQTFIDGSNGQLVNDWVFGN, from the coding sequence ATGAAATATAAAGTAATAATAGCAGGATTGATAATCTCGGGTTTGTTGACTTCCTGCCAGGATTTAGGAGAGGAATACTTTGATACTCCTGCACAATCAACATTAGACGAACAGCTTATTTTTTCTACGGCAGGACTAGCGCAGGGTGCTGTTGACGGAATAAAAGTCTCATTTGGAGAAGAACAGTCCTACCGAGGAAGGCTTTTGACTTATCAGGGTTTGAATACAGATACGGAATGGCTTTTGGCTTCTTCAAGCGACAATGCCAAATCGGACTTAGTAGTTTATGATGCCAAGGCTGATAACACAGAAATGAACTCGGCAAAAAATGCCTGGGCAATGATGTATGAAGGAATTGAGCGTGCGAACTTGTGTATCAGAGGGCTGCGTAAATATGGCAATCCGTTACCGAATACAGCGATGGGGCAGTTGTTGGGAGAAGCGTTGGCTTTACGTGCGATTTATTATGCTGATCTGGTACGAAACTGGGGAGATGTTCCTGCACGTTTTGAACCGGTTGCTACTTCGACCATTTACGTGCCTAAAACGAGCCGTGATGAAATTTATAAGCAATTAATCGCTGATCTGGGCGAAGCTGCAAATTTGGTGGCATGGCCTAATGAGACCGCGGCAACAACAAGTACAGAGCGCATCAACAAAGCGTTTGTAAAAGGTTTTAGAGCCCGTTTGGCAATGATGGCCAGCGGTTTTCAGCAATATTCAGATGGGGTGAGACGCAGTACAGATCCTGCACTTTCAGTAGGTACCATGTACAAACTGGCATTAGACGAGTGCCGCGCTGTAATTGCGAGTGGTTCGGCACATTTAGAGCCGACTTTTGAAGGGTTATGGAGAAAATTCAATCAGGAAAATATAGCAGCCGGAGGAGAATCACTTTGGGAAATTCCCTTTGCAGCTACAAGAGGCAGAGTCTTATTTACTTTTGCTGTGCGTCACGATGCTTCAGATCAGTTTCAGCAAATGGGAACAAACAAAGGAGGGGTGAACGGACCATTGCCTTTTGTTTTTTATGACTATGATCAGGCCGATAGCCGCAGAGATGTTACCTGTGTTCCGTACAAATGGGGAGCTGTAGTAAATGGTAAAGCAAAACAGGAACTTACAGATTTGCAAACCTGGTATTTTGGTAAATACCGTTTTGAATGGATGAACCGTATCGTTACGGCACCAAATGACGATGGGGTAAACAAAATTTATATGCGTTATGCCGAAGTACTTTTAATTGCTGCTGAAGCGGCTAACGAATTAGAAGGGCCCGGATCGGCTGCCATTTATTTAAAAGAAATCCGACGAAGAGCTTTTGCTTCCGGAAGCCAGGCTGTAAAAGTAGATGCTTATGTAGATGGTCTGACCAGCAAGCAAACCATGATGAATGCAATTATCGAGGAAAATAAATACGAATTTACAGGAGAAATGGAGCGTAAGTTTGCCCTGATGCGCTGGAATTTATTGAAAGCAAAATTAGACGAAGCCAAAATTAAAATGGCCCGCCTGAAAGCCCGCAGCGACGAATATGCGACTGTGCCATCGACCTTATATTACAAATACAAAGCAGATAATACGACATTGGAAGTTTACGGATTGAACCGTGGTGAAACACAGGCGCAGGGTGCTGATTACACTTCAAAAAGCTGGGATAAACTGGACGACAATAAAATAACCACATTGTACAAAGCCGGAGTCAATCCTGATAAAAGACAATTTTGGCCCATCTGGCAAACGTTTATTGACGGAAGCAATGGTCAGTTAGTAAACGACTGGGTTTTCGGAAACTAA
- a CDS encoding SusC/RagA family TonB-linked outer membrane protein — MNFKDLFNKGANCCFAVVFLLCLLASNQMNAQSITLEGTVKDAAGLTLPGVNILEKGTKNGTSSDFDGRYKLKLSNPKAIVTYSFIGFKTKEVNAAGKTKVDIVLIEDSNALNEVVVVGYGTVKKSDLTGAVSSISGNDLKKVPVSNIAEALTGRIAGVQVTSSEGSPDADIKIRVRGGGSLTQDASPLIIVDGFPVNSMNDIAASNVESMTVLKDASSTAIYGSRGANGVIIITTKTGKDGKMAVSFNMFYGMKNMAKEIDVLPVDDFVKWQYEYALLDQTDKTIMTNPSSYTKYFGNWQDRDLYNGLKGTDWQKQVYGRRGEVNSRDLGIRGGNEKLSYNFNYAYYDEKAIMVGSNFKRNNLSLAVKNKASDKIDLGFTVRYSDTDINGGGANDQNQASSLDSRLRHSVGYAPIPMPGLTTDNDDQSVNSYLVNPFLAITDNDRQQSRKNYNLLGSFGWKLAKDLKFQSDLGLDNSNYSDYRFYGSSTYFSSTAKIGAGKPGMVMSDRKDVRFRNANTLNYDFKNILGENHHLTALLGEEMITSTSNTVTTTLLNYPEFFNLDQAKKLTTQGTPFSVDNFYSPDDKLLSFFGRLNYDYKDRYLLTASFRADGSSRFLGNNRWGYFPAAAAAWKISEESFLKEASWLSLLKVRLSYGEAGNNNIPVGQTVQSYMSGTNSFINGFDSYWSPSSVLANPDLKWETTVTQNIGLDFGFFKNRLNGTFDVYKNVTKDLLIEFPVGGTGYKTQFRNMGETQNTGFEATLNFIAIEKKNFGLSFSVNVGMNKNRINSLGVMDNFGVNTNWASTDVGNDYVVNVGSPMGLMYGYQSDGRYEVSDFDYAGGKYTLKAGVVDASSVVGALQPGMMKLKNADGSADNKVTASDQKVIGNSNPKHTGGLVINANAYGFDLSAAFNWSVGNDIYNANKAEFSTSNRNGQYKNLSTEMADGKRWTNLDPASGQLVTDPTALEALNANTTMWSPYMQKFMFTDWAVEDGSFFRLNTLTLGYSTPQALTSKLGVSKLRFYLTATNVFVITNYSGPDPEVSTRRKTPLTPGVDYSAYPRSRQLVFGLNLNF, encoded by the coding sequence ATGAATTTTAAAGATTTATTTAACAAAGGAGCAAATTGTTGTTTTGCAGTTGTTTTCTTATTGTGCTTACTGGCCAGCAATCAAATGAATGCTCAAAGTATTACACTCGAAGGAACCGTTAAAGATGCTGCAGGACTCACGTTGCCAGGTGTTAATATTTTAGAGAAAGGAACAAAAAATGGAACTTCTTCAGATTTTGACGGACGTTACAAATTAAAACTGAGCAATCCTAAAGCAATAGTGACGTATTCATTTATAGGTTTTAAAACCAAAGAAGTCAACGCTGCCGGAAAAACGAAAGTTGATATTGTGCTGATCGAAGATTCAAATGCTTTAAATGAAGTTGTGGTGGTGGGTTATGGAACCGTTAAAAAATCAGATTTAACAGGAGCAGTTTCTTCTATTTCAGGAAATGACCTGAAGAAAGTTCCGGTTTCTAATATTGCAGAAGCCTTAACGGGTAGAATCGCCGGAGTTCAGGTTACTTCGAGTGAGGGTTCGCCGGATGCCGATATTAAAATCAGAGTGCGTGGCGGTGGGTCCTTAACACAGGATGCTTCGCCTTTAATTATTGTCGATGGTTTTCCGGTAAACAGCATGAATGATATCGCGGCTTCAAATGTAGAATCGATGACCGTATTGAAAGATGCTTCTTCTACTGCTATCTATGGATCCAGAGGAGCAAACGGAGTAATCATTATTACCACTAAAACAGGGAAAGACGGTAAAATGGCCGTTAGCTTCAATATGTTTTATGGCATGAAAAACATGGCCAAAGAAATTGACGTACTTCCGGTGGATGATTTTGTGAAATGGCAGTACGAATATGCTTTGCTGGATCAGACAGACAAAACGATAATGACCAATCCAAGCTCGTATACAAAGTATTTTGGCAATTGGCAGGATCGCGATTTGTACAACGGACTAAAAGGTACCGATTGGCAAAAACAGGTTTATGGTCGCCGTGGTGAAGTCAATAGCCGTGATTTAGGAATTCGCGGAGGCAATGAAAAATTGAGTTACAACTTTAACTACGCGTACTACGATGAGAAAGCCATTATGGTAGGTTCGAATTTTAAAAGAAACAACCTGTCATTGGCTGTAAAAAATAAAGCAAGCGACAAAATTGACCTTGGTTTTACCGTACGTTACTCCGATACGGATATCAATGGCGGAGGGGCGAACGATCAAAATCAGGCCTCATCACTAGACAGCCGTTTGCGTCATAGTGTGGGTTACGCGCCAATTCCGATGCCGGGATTAACGACAGATAACGACGACCAGTCTGTAAACAGCTATCTGGTAAATCCGTTTTTAGCCATAACCGATAACGACCGTCAGCAGAGCAGAAAAAATTACAACTTATTAGGAAGCTTTGGATGGAAACTGGCCAAAGATTTAAAATTTCAAAGTGATTTGGGACTGGATAATTCCAATTATTCCGATTATCGTTTTTACGGTTCCTCTACTTACTTTTCGAGTACCGCTAAAATTGGCGCAGGTAAACCGGGTATGGTCATGAGCGATCGTAAAGATGTGCGTTTTAGAAATGCCAATACCCTAAACTATGATTTCAAAAATATACTGGGAGAAAACCACCATTTAACGGCACTTTTGGGAGAAGAAATGATTACCAGCACTTCAAACACCGTAACAACAACCCTTTTAAATTATCCGGAATTCTTTAATCTGGATCAGGCTAAGAAATTAACCACTCAGGGAACTCCTTTTTCCGTTGATAATTTTTACAGCCCCGACGATAAATTATTGTCTTTTTTCGGACGTTTAAATTACGATTACAAAGATCGTTACCTGTTAACGGCTTCTTTTCGTGCCGATGGTTCCAGCAGGTTTTTAGGAAACAACCGCTGGGGGTATTTCCCGGCAGCGGCAGCCGCATGGAAAATTTCGGAAGAGAGCTTTCTGAAAGAGGCGTCCTGGCTGAGTCTTCTTAAGGTAAGATTGAGTTATGGTGAAGCAGGAAACAATAATATTCCTGTCGGGCAAACGGTTCAGAGTTATATGTCCGGTACAAATTCCTTCATCAACGGCTTCGACAGCTATTGGTCGCCATCGAGTGTTTTGGCCAATCCCGATTTGAAGTGGGAGACCACCGTAACACAAAACATTGGTCTTGATTTTGGATTTTTCAAAAATCGTTTAAATGGAACTTTTGATGTGTATAAAAATGTAACGAAAGACTTGCTGATCGAGTTTCCGGTAGGAGGTACGGGATATAAAACGCAGTTTAGAAACATGGGAGAAACACAAAATACCGGTTTTGAAGCTACCTTGAATTTTATAGCCATTGAAAAGAAAAATTTTGGTTTAAGTTTTTCTGTGAATGTTGGGATGAACAAAAATAGAATTAACTCTCTTGGGGTGATGGATAATTTTGGAGTAAACACCAACTGGGCATCGACAGATGTTGGCAATGATTATGTAGTAAATGTTGGTTCTCCAATGGGATTAATGTACGGTTATCAAAGTGACGGACGATACGAAGTTTCAGACTTTGATTATGCAGGAGGAAAATATACTTTAAAAGCAGGTGTTGTAGATGCCAGCAGTGTTGTAGGAGCTTTACAGCCCGGAATGATGAAGTTGAAAAATGCAGACGGTTCTGCCGATAATAAAGTTACGGCCTCCGATCAAAAAGTGATTGGAAATTCAAATCCTAAACACACAGGAGGTTTAGTTATTAATGCGAATGCTTATGGTTTTGATCTTTCAGCTGCTTTCAACTGGAGTGTTGGAAATGATATTTACAACGCCAATAAAGCCGAGTTTTCAACCTCAAACAGAAACGGGCAGTACAAAAATTTAAGTACCGAAATGGCAGACGGCAAAAGATGGACAAATTTAGATCCAGCGTCAGGGCAATTGGTAACAGATCCTACTGCTTTAGAAGCGCTGAATGCCAACACTACCATGTGGTCTCCTTATATGCAGAAATTTATGTTTACAGACTGGGCAGTAGAAGACGGTTCGTTCTTCAGGTTAAATACGCTGACTTTAGGCTATAGTACGCCACAAGCCTTAACGTCTAAGTTGGGCGTAAGTAAACTAAGATTTTATCTTACAGCAACTAATGTGTTTGTAATTACGAATTATTCTGGTCCGGATCCTGAAGTTTCAACAAGAAGAAAAACGCCGCTGACACCGGGAGTTGACTATTCGGCTTATCCGCGCAGCAGACAATTGGTTTTTGGTTTAAACCTTAATTTCTAA
- a CDS encoding MFS transporter, which translates to MKKSLIALSLGGLTIGITEFVMMGLLPDIASDMKVSIPVAGYLISAYALGVVIGAPLLVILGRNLAPKKMLLILALMLTVFNALSIIAPTYNFLFASRFLSGLPHGAFFGVGAVVASRLADKGKEAQAIAIMFSGLTLANLIGVPIGTYIGHNFIWRYTFVLIAAVGLLTFLFISLWMPNLEKSGNVNMKTQLLFFKKTEAWLIIGITAIGFGGLFAWISYIAPLLTNVSKFEAEDVSYILILAGLGMVVGNFAGGKLADKYSPAPTVLALLFVMAIDLILVYFFSFNQYVSLFLTFLTGAISFSVIAPIQMLMIKTAKGAEMIASAALQGSFNIGNALGAFLGGLPLSAGYSYASPNLIGLGMALSGMVITFALMQKHKVNLQLQKA; encoded by the coding sequence ATGAAAAAAAGTCTTATCGCACTCTCATTAGGAGGTTTAACAATTGGTATTACCGAATTTGTTATGATGGGTTTGTTGCCTGATATTGCCTCAGACATGAAGGTCTCCATTCCGGTTGCCGGATATTTAATTTCGGCTTATGCACTGGGTGTTGTAATAGGTGCTCCGCTATTGGTAATCCTGGGAAGAAATTTAGCACCCAAAAAAATGCTTTTGATATTAGCTTTAATGCTAACTGTTTTTAATGCGCTTTCGATTATTGCGCCTACCTATAACTTTTTATTCGCTTCCCGATTTCTCTCCGGATTACCGCACGGTGCCTTTTTTGGAGTTGGAGCGGTAGTTGCGAGCCGTTTGGCCGATAAGGGCAAAGAAGCTCAGGCAATTGCGATTATGTTTTCGGGTTTAACCTTAGCCAATTTAATTGGAGTGCCCATTGGTACATATATAGGACATAATTTTATCTGGCGTTATACATTTGTTTTAATCGCTGCGGTAGGTTTGCTCACCTTTTTGTTTATCTCTTTGTGGATGCCCAATTTGGAAAAAAGCGGGAATGTCAATATGAAAACCCAATTGCTGTTTTTTAAGAAAACAGAAGCCTGGCTGATTATTGGAATTACGGCCATCGGATTTGGAGGTCTCTTTGCCTGGATTAGTTATATCGCACCTTTACTGACCAATGTTTCTAAGTTTGAAGCGGAGGATGTATCGTACATTTTGATTCTGGCAGGTTTGGGAATGGTAGTAGGAAATTTTGCCGGAGGGAAACTGGCCGATAAATATTCTCCTGCACCTACCGTATTGGCTTTGCTTTTTGTGATGGCGATTGATTTGATTCTGGTGTATTTTTTCTCCTTCAATCAATACGTGTCCTTATTCCTGACCTTTTTAACGGGAGCCATTTCTTTTTCGGTGATTGCTCCAATTCAGATGTTGATGATCAAAACGGCTAAGGGTGCCGAGATGATTGCTTCGGCAGCCCTTCAGGGAAGCTTTAATATTGGGAATGCCTTGGGTGCCTTTTTAGGAGGTTTGCCTTTGTCTGCCGGATACAGTTATGCTTCGCCAAATTTGATAGGTCTTGGTATGGCGCTAAGCGGAATGGTAATTACGTTTGCTTTAATGCAAAAACACAAAGTCAATTTACAACTTCAGAAAGCATAA
- a CDS encoding AraC family transcriptional regulator — translation MPKFNQFEKLVIHEFEDDVFPHVPHTHTYYEIIYIKKGNGIHHLNHNLLPYKSGDLFVISPEDEHYFEIKKRTRFVYIKFTDNYFDSNKNLFCDDLLLNTPEDFMRNKLLKETLLKLDDPCKTILKNTIENITAYNCKTDVSSSPIVFYQILSIFGLIKETIRCMNLQLKPAPIDNEQIATYIHQNIYNPKLVQIKVIADHFNIAQTYFSAYFKRTFAISYRDYIHNLRTTLIEKRIHNNQLPIKQIAHEFGFTDESHLSNYFKKRKNMKPTDYKKL, via the coding sequence ATGCCGAAATTTAATCAGTTTGAAAAGCTTGTGATTCATGAATTTGAAGATGACGTATTTCCTCATGTTCCGCACACCCACACCTATTATGAAATTATTTATATCAAAAAAGGAAACGGAATTCACCATCTGAACCACAACTTATTGCCGTATAAATCGGGGGATTTGTTTGTGATTTCTCCGGAAGACGAGCATTATTTTGAGATTAAAAAAAGAACGCGTTTTGTCTATATCAAGTTTACAGACAATTATTTCGATTCCAACAAGAATCTTTTCTGCGACGATTTACTCCTCAATACACCCGAGGATTTTATGCGGAATAAATTGCTAAAGGAGACCCTTTTAAAATTAGACGATCCCTGCAAAACCATTTTAAAAAACACGATCGAAAACATTACGGCCTATAATTGCAAAACCGATGTTTCGAGTTCGCCTATTGTTTTTTATCAAATTCTTTCCATTTTTGGTTTGATTAAAGAAACCATCCGTTGCATGAACCTGCAATTGAAGCCCGCCCCTATCGATAACGAGCAAATTGCAACTTATATCCATCAAAACATTTACAACCCAAAGCTGGTTCAGATTAAGGTGATAGCAGATCATTTTAATATTGCTCAAACGTATTTCAGTGCCTATTTTAAAAGAACTTTTGCTATAAGCTATCGCGATTACATTCATAATCTGAGAACTACTTTAATCGAAAAACGAATTCACAACAACCAGTTGCCTATTAAACAAATTGCACACGAGTTTGGTTTTACTGACGAAAGCCATCTTTCCAATTACTTTAAGAAAAGGAAAAACATGAAACCTACCGATTATAAAAAGCTGTAA
- a CDS encoding DUF3347 domain-containing protein yields MKKSISTIVVVILVAFSANIILANSIKKETTTVEVTAASQLQTVYDAYFTVKDALIKSDAKLTSAKAKDLLTAITAVKMDQLKGDEHNAWMKVLKKITADAKNISTTTDLKKQRETFKSLSKNTYELIKVSKSDQAVYKQYCPMADADWLSKEKAIKNPYYGSSMLTCGNVVETIK; encoded by the coding sequence ATGAAAAAATCAATTTCAACAATAGTAGTAGTAATCTTAGTAGCTTTCTCTGCTAATATTATCCTGGCCAATTCCATAAAAAAAGAAACAACGACAGTAGAAGTTACTGCTGCAAGTCAGTTACAAACCGTTTATGATGCTTATTTTACGGTAAAAGATGCCTTAATTAAAAGTGATGCCAAACTTACTTCGGCGAAAGCCAAAGATTTACTGACTGCCATTACAGCTGTAAAAATGGACCAGTTAAAAGGGGACGAACACAACGCCTGGATGAAAGTCCTGAAAAAAATAACTGCCGACGCTAAAAATATTTCGACTACAACCGATCTTAAAAAACAGCGCGAAACTTTTAAATCACTTTCAAAAAATACTTACGAACTTATTAAAGTTTCAAAATCAGATCAGGCCGTATACAAACAATACTGCCCAATGGCTGATGCAGACTGGTTAAGCAAAGAAAAAGCCATTAAAAATCCTTATTATGGTTCGTCAATGCTAACCTGCGGAAATGTGGTAGAAACGATCAAGTAA
- a CDS encoding helix-turn-helix domain-containing protein produces the protein MKLYIKNMVCGRCKMVVKSELEKLGLHPITVELGEVELQDPISKNQKEVLLKNLQALGFDFIDDKKSKTVEKVKNLIVDLVHHKNNDLKVTMSDYLVQNLHQDYSTLSNLFSEIENTTIEKYFISQKIEKVKELLVYNELSLSQIADTLNYSNVAHLSNQFKKITGFTPTSFKQLKDKKRIEIENL, from the coding sequence ATGAAGCTCTACATCAAAAACATGGTGTGTGGACGTTGTAAAATGGTAGTGAAGTCTGAGCTTGAAAAACTCGGACTTCATCCTATTACTGTTGAATTAGGCGAAGTCGAACTACAGGACCCCATTTCCAAAAATCAAAAAGAAGTACTGCTTAAAAATTTACAGGCTCTGGGCTTTGATTTTATCGATGACAAAAAAAGTAAAACGGTTGAGAAGGTCAAAAACCTCATCGTGGATCTGGTGCATCATAAAAACAACGACCTCAAAGTTACGATGTCTGATTATTTAGTTCAAAATCTCCATCAGGATTACAGCACACTAAGCAATTTATTCTCGGAAATTGAAAACACCACTATCGAAAAGTACTTTATCAGCCAGAAAATAGAAAAGGTAAAGGAGCTACTTGTTTACAATGAACTGTCATTAAGTCAAATCGCAGATACGCTCAACTATAGCAATGTAGCACATTTGAGCAATCAGTTTAAGAAAATTACAGGCTTTACTCCTACCAGCTTTAAACAATTGAAGGATAAAAAACGCATTGAGATTGAGAATTTATAA
- a CDS encoding multicopper oxidase family protein: MKLHTIILAFLIAFSAKAQKVVRYDLHVRDTIVNFSGKEKRAIAVNGQIPMPTLTFTEGDVAEIYVHNDLKKENTALHWHGLFLPNKEDGVPYLTQMPIKPGTTHKYSFPIIQNGTYWYHSHSGLQEQIGLYGLFIINKKKDDSTIRKGIDDLPTVPVILSEWTDLKPENVQRMLHNANDWFAIKKGTTQSYAEALKQGQFSTKVTNEWKRMNAMDVSDVYYEKFLINGKNEQQLSQFKAGDKVRLRIANGGASSYFWLTYGGGKITVVASDGNDVEPVEVDRLIIAVSETYDVVVTIPEDKKSFAFLATAEDRTGSASLFLGEGAKQSVAHLPKLKYFEGMKMMNDMMKMNGEMNDMGMKMSLNKMDMNAVMYPEITGGGELEKMEDHSKHNMEGMNMSADTTEVAGITTLNYGMLKSPTPTTLPKDAPVKELRFELSGNMNRYVWSLDNKVVSETDKILIKKGENVRIVLYNGSMMRHPMHLHGHDFRILNEHGEYSPLKNVIDIMPMETDTIEFQANADGDWFFHCHILYHMMAGMGRVFTYENSAPNPLIHDPKMAYKMLKMDDRMFHFMAENDFASNGNDGEAMLGNTRWSIGTEWRLGYNDKHGYETETHIGRYIGKMQWFMPFIGFDWRYRRMGMDEQEQNLFGQKNTKDNRSVLSAGIEYTLPMLVKAQVEVYTDGNVRIQFERKDIPLSRRLRMNLMWNTDKEYMAGLKYIVGRNFGVTTHYDSDMGVGFGVNLNY, from the coding sequence ATGAAACTACATACTATTATACTCGCCTTTCTAATTGCCTTTAGTGCAAAAGCGCAAAAAGTGGTTCGTTACGATTTACATGTGCGTGACACTATTGTGAATTTTTCGGGAAAAGAAAAACGAGCGATTGCGGTTAACGGGCAAATTCCGATGCCAACGCTGACTTTTACAGAAGGTGATGTTGCCGAGATTTACGTCCACAACGACTTAAAAAAAGAAAATACGGCCCTGCACTGGCACGGATTGTTCCTTCCGAATAAGGAAGACGGTGTTCCGTATTTAACACAAATGCCTATAAAACCGGGAACCACACACAAATACAGCTTCCCTATTATTCAAAACGGAACGTATTGGTACCACAGCCATTCGGGCTTGCAGGAACAAATTGGTTTGTACGGACTTTTTATCATCAACAAAAAGAAAGACGATAGCACAATTAGAAAAGGAATCGACGATTTGCCAACCGTTCCTGTTATTTTAAGCGAATGGACCGATTTGAAACCGGAAAATGTACAACGAATGCTGCACAATGCCAACGATTGGTTTGCCATCAAAAAAGGAACTACCCAAAGTTATGCGGAGGCTCTTAAACAAGGACAGTTTTCGACGAAAGTAACCAACGAATGGAAACGTATGAATGCTATGGACGTTAGTGACGTTTATTATGAGAAATTTCTAATTAACGGTAAAAACGAACAGCAACTTTCGCAATTTAAAGCAGGCGATAAAGTCAGACTGAGAATTGCCAACGGAGGTGCTTCGAGTTATTTTTGGCTGACCTATGGAGGCGGAAAAATAACGGTCGTGGCCAGTGACGGAAACGATGTCGAACCCGTAGAAGTGGATCGGCTAATTATTGCGGTTTCTGAAACCTATGATGTTGTGGTTACCATTCCGGAAGATAAAAAATCCTTTGCTTTTCTGGCTACAGCCGAAGACCGAACCGGTTCCGCTTCCTTATTTTTAGGCGAAGGAGCCAAACAGTCTGTCGCTCATCTTCCGAAATTAAAATATTTTGAGGGGATGAAAATGATGAACGATATGATGAAAATGAACGGTGAGATGAACGATATGGGTATGAAAATGTCTTTGAATAAGATGGATATGAATGCCGTTATGTATCCTGAAATTACCGGAGGAGGTGAACTTGAAAAGATGGAAGATCATTCCAAGCACAATATGGAAGGCATGAACATGTCTGCCGATACAACGGAAGTTGCCGGAATTACGACACTTAATTACGGGATGCTGAAATCACCAACCCCAACGACACTGCCCAAAGATGCTCCGGTAAAAGAGCTTCGCTTCGAGTTATCCGGAAACATGAACCGCTATGTCTGGAGTTTAGACAATAAAGTAGTTTCTGAAACTGATAAGATCTTAATTAAAAAAGGAGAAAATGTTCGAATTGTATTGTACAACGGATCGATGATGCGTCATCCCATGCATTTACACGGACATGATTTCAGAATTCTGAACGAACATGGTGAATATTCTCCACTAAAGAATGTGATTGACATTATGCCAATGGAGACCGACACGATCGAATTTCAGGCCAATGCTGACGGAGACTGGTTTTTTCATTGTCACATACTGTATCATATGATGGCCGGAATGGGTCGGGTTTTTACTTATGAAAATTCAGCGCCAAATCCGTTAATACACGATCCGAAAATGGCTTATAAGATGTTAAAGATGGACGACCGCATGTTTCATTTTATGGCTGAAAATGATTTTGCCTCCAATGGAAACGACGGAGAAGCGATGTTGGGCAACACCCGTTGGAGCATTGGTACCGAATGGAGATTGGGTTACAACGACAAACACGGTTATGAAACGGAGACACATATTGGCCGTTACATTGGCAAAATGCAATGGTTTATGCCTTTTATCGGTTTCGACTGGCGCTACAGAAGAATGGGAATGGACGAACAGGAACAAAATCTCTTTGGGCAAAAGAATACCAAAGACAATCGTTCGGTGCTGAGTGCCGGTATCGAGTACACCTTACCTATGCTGGTAAAAGCGCAGGTCGAAGTGTATACCGATGGAAATGTGCGAATACAGTTTGAACGAAAAGACATTCCTCTTTCCAGACGTCTGCGCATGAATTTGATGTGGAATACAGACAAGGAATACATGGCGGGACTAAAGTATATCGTCGGAAGAAACTTTGGAGTTACGACACACTACGACAGTGATATGGGTGTTGGCTTTGGGGTAAATTTGAATTATTAA
- a CDS encoding DUF4442 domain-containing protein — translation MALSVSKLNKFVLFKLPSAYICGVRVKAIDKDRCVVSVKHRWINQNPFNSMYFAVQAMAAELTTGALVISQIQQSGKKISMLVANNKGNFTKKATGRITFVCNDGHLIADAIQRTIKTGEGQTFWMKSIGTDESGTQVSEMDFEWSVRIK, via the coding sequence ATGGCATTATCTGTTTCTAAACTCAATAAATTTGTATTATTCAAACTACCATCGGCCTACATTTGTGGTGTGCGTGTAAAGGCAATCGACAAAGACAGATGCGTGGTAAGCGTCAAACACCGATGGATCAACCAAAATCCGTTTAACTCGATGTATTTTGCCGTTCAGGCAATGGCTGCGGAACTAACTACCGGAGCATTGGTGATCTCTCAGATTCAACAAAGCGGAAAAAAGATTTCGATGCTGGTAGCCAACAATAAGGGGAATTTTACTAAAAAAGCAACAGGAAGAATAACCTTTGTTTGTAACGACGGACATTTAATAGCCGATGCTATTCAAAGAACAATCAAAACAGGCGAGGGGCAAACCTTCTGGATGAAATCGATTGGAACAGATGAGAGCGGTACTCAGGTTTCTGAAATGGATTTTGAGTGGAGCGTTCGAATTAAATAG